In Corylus avellana chromosome ca2, CavTom2PMs-1.0, the following proteins share a genomic window:
- the LOC132169134 gene encoding probable E3 ubiquitin-protein ligase BAH1-like 1, whose product MTNRRFSIDLQNPDRLEYSETLYDSVCDGTFFPSLLKEMSAVVGCFNQRAQELLELHLASGFRKYFIWFKAKLQNNHVTLIQEGKDLVTYALINAVAIRKILKKYDKVHYSNQGQAFKSQAQSKHIEILQSPWLCELMAFHINLRESKVKSVLFEGCNLTQPSLTCELFHFVKVNIDLTCSICLDTVFDPVALPCSHIFCYMCACSAASVTIVDGLKAAEPKAKCPLCREAGVYEGAVHLDQLNILLSRSCPKYWEARLETERVERMRLIKDHWDGHCRAFLGV is encoded by the exons TGTGCGATGGAAccttctttccttctcttctcaAGGAAATGTCTGCAGTAGTAGGTTGCTTTAATCAGCGTGCCCAGGAATTGCTTGAGCTACATCTTGCTTCTGGGTTTCGGAAGTACTTTATTTGGTTCAAAGCCAAGCTACAAAATAACCATGTCACCTTAATCCAAGAAGGAAAGGACCTGGTTACTTACGCACTGATCAACGCCGTTGCAATCCGAAAAATACTAAAGAAATACGATAAG GTTCATTACTCTAATCAAGGCCAGGCCTTCAAGTCACAAGCTCAAAGCAAGCATATTGAAATTCTTCAAAGTCCTTGGCTGTGTGAGCTCATGGCTTTCCACATCAATCTAAGGGAAAGCAAGGTCAAATCAGTTTTGTTTGAGGGATGCAACCTCACACAACCCTCACTTACTTGTGAGCTCTTCCACTTCGTCAAAGTCAATATTGACCTCACTTGTTCCATATGCTTG GACACAGTCTTTGATCCGGTTGCCCTCCCTTGTAGTCACATATTCTGCTACATGTGTGCTTGCTCGGCCGCATCAGTCACTATTGTTGATGGCCTAAAGGCAGCAGAACCTAAAGCAAAATGCCCTCTATGTCGAGAG GCTGGAGTTTATGAAGGTGCTGTACACTTGGATCAGCTTAATATTCTATTAAGCCGGAG TTGCCCCAAGTACTGGGAGGCACGGCTGGAAACAGAAAGAGTGGAGAGGATGCGTCTGATAAAAGATCATTGGGACGGCCACTGTAGGGCTTTTTTGGGTGTCTAA